Proteins from a single region of Argiope bruennichi chromosome 6, qqArgBrue1.1, whole genome shotgun sequence:
- the LOC129972202 gene encoding uncharacterized protein LOC129972202, producing MADTLTNNISNGTVYDKESNEATKHCFKHATENLSQVSKPDADSEHEICEGCSKTILSYISLIQDMLNGLARKLSKDETPTNCFQCLKQESRGAEDIPPGENIEDNNLKSEILTNLNGIANGECETLPPVSTVAEQKDEIQTNQNIEEHSSSSVTNAAETTSEPKKPKKVSSRRNSRRISREMKENGHEVFSENSANRNGWQTDFLYNVSSSIDPKYIPYSQQQENEHPVTANLNKRGSSQDDTLLNNKENASFINYNSRFNSSDTSPLTPSSPTLFFANFGSPPTANSDKSTENIHFNKTKTIDSSIFDYSATESNSSYHKSEANYFDKPDFSSMENALNRLEVDESAKSDYSVTESRFEADVDDSSKSDYSGTESVERKVDRMSMKPIQSEKQADQNIEQWKTLHDSFSDCVTTTSDRKSSEAFVTICRNNAEALGCLVLGSSLLLSRTSRKLCVLVFDDVDPAFKEPLSSVFHVVQHVKHLNSIDERKLEYLKKMNLEKICIWGLVQFSKCVFLNPDCLIIRNCDELFQHEELSAVPDIGWPDCFNAGVFVFRPSVDTLAKLVELSQKQGQNNEGDQMLLNAYFHSWSSDIGKKLSFIYNLMRNASYTYGPAFQRFGHNVKIVQFLGGSKPWEVKFFTESGQLDGDVNVHPKHVRFFSEWINTFKIAVLKLFPQDVYDYAFSQKSVSAEDIGLALCFPAPCKNFDKISAKPSHILPKRQTVPPFYIAASPPRTAICDNTSLPAPICCQFSDLNSVEEATEKLINIGHVEQNGIIETGEQNGKMESETAMTDLQFDRCLPGAIIGDYQGMMAWEQGHIDYEGCDSSENIMNRLSFLIHRSVPPNL from the exons atggctgaCACGCTCACGAACAATATTTCGAATGGAACCGTTTATGACAAAGAATCCAACGAAGCAACCAAGCATTGCTTTAAGCATGCAACTGAAAATTTATCTCAAGTATCAAAACCTGATGCCGATTCGGAACATGAAATATGTGAAGGATGCTCAAAAACCATATTGTCGTATATATCTCTTATACAAGACATGCTTAATGGATTGGCCAGGAAGCTTTCCAAAGATGAAACTCCTACTAACTGTTTTCAGTGTCTGAAACAAGAATCTCGGGGCGCAGAAGATATTCCACCTGGAGAGAATATCgaggataataatttaaaaagtgaaattttgactAATTTGAATGGAATAGCCAATGGGGAATGTGAAACACTACCTCCTGTGTCTACTGTTGCGGAACAAAAAGACGAAATACAAACCAATCAAAACATAGAAGAGCACAGCAGCTCATCGGTCACGAATGCAGCAGAAACGACATCAGAACCTAAGAAACCAAAGAAGGTGTCCAGTAGACGAAACAGTCGCCGCATTTCTagggaaatgaaagaaaatggcCATGAAgtcttttctgaaaattcagCCAACAGAAATGGTTGGCAAACAGACTTTTTGTATAATGTTTCTTCTTCAATTGATCCAAAATACATACCATATAGCCAACAACAAGAAAATGAGCATCCAGTTACtgcgaatttaaataaaaggggTAGTTCACAAGATGATACACttctgaataataaagaaaatgcatcattcattaattataattctcGTTTTAACTCTTCAGATACTTCGCCACTTACTCCTAGTTCTCCTACTTTATTCTTTGCTAATTTTGGCTCACCACCAACTGCAAACTCTGATAAATCAACTGAGAACATCCATTTCAACAAAACCAAGACAATTGATTCTAGTATATTCGATTACTCCGCCACTGAAAGTAATTCCAGTTACCATAAATCAGAGGCAAACTATTTTGATAAACCTGATTTCTCCTCCATGGAAAATGCTTTGAATCGCCTTGAAGTAGACGAATCTGCGAAATCCGATTACTCAGTCACTGAAAGTCGCTTCGAAGCAGATGTAGATGATTCTTCAAAATCCGATTACTCTGGTACTGAAAGTGTAGAAAGAAAAGTAGATCGCATGAGCATGAAGCCTATCCAAAGTGAAAAACAAGCTGATCAAAATATAGAGCAGTGGAAAACTCTACATGATTCATTTAGTGATTGTGTTACTACAACTTCTGATCGGAAATCTTCGGAAGCTTTCGTTACCATTTGTCGAAACAATGCCGAAGCATTGGGATGTCTGGTTCTTGGCAGTTCGCTTCTTCTCAGTCGCACATCAAGAAAACTTTGTGTTCTGGTTTTTGATGATGTTGACCCTGCCTTCAA gGAACCATTGTCTTCCGTATTCCATGTTGTACAGCACGTGAAACATCTAAACTCGATAGATGAAAGAAAACTAGAATacctgaaaaaaatgaatttagaaaaaatatgtatttgggGTCTCGTTCAGTTTtcgaaatgtgtttttctgaatCCAGATTGTTTG ATTATTCGCAATTGCGATGAATTATTCCAGCATGAAGAATTATCCGCCGTTCCAGACATTGGCTGGCCGGATTGTTTCAATGCGGGTGTTTTTGTTTTCAGGCCATCCGTTGACACACTTGCGAAACTTGTGGAACTTTCTCAAAAGCAAGGACAAAATAATG agGGAGATCAGATGTTGTTGAACGCTTACTTCCATTCCTGGTCATCTGATATTGGCAAGAAGCTGTCTTTCATATACAACCTGATGCGTAATGCTAGTTACACTTATGGTCCTGCTTTTCAAAG gttCGGACACAACGTAAAAATTGTCCAATTCCTCGGTGGTTCTAAACCATGGGAGGTGAAATTCTTCACTGAAAGTGGTCAGCTTGATGGTGATGTGAATGTTCATCCCAAGCATGTTCGATTTTTTTCGGAATGgatcaatacatttaaaatcgcCGTTCTGAAACTGTTCCCTCAG GATGTATATGATTATGCCTTCAGTCAAAAGTCTGTATCTGCTGAGGACATCGGACTTGCTCTATGTTTTCCAGCTCCTTgtaaaaactttgataaaatttcagCCAAACCTTCCCATATTTTACCGAAACGACAGACGGTTCCGCCATTCTACATAGCTGCATCTCCTCCAAGAACTGCAATATGCGATAATACATCTTTACCAGCTCCCATCTGTTGCCAATTTTCCGATCTGAATTCAGTCGAAGAAGCAACAGAGAAACTTATCAACATCGGCCATGTTGAACAGAATGGAATAATAGAAACTGGAGAACAAAATGGCAAAATGGAAAGTGAAACTGCAATGACCGATTTGCAATTTGACAGATGTCTCCCGGGAGCGATTATTGGTGATTATCAAGGAATGATGGCTTGGGAGCAGGGACATATTGACTATGAAGGATGTGATAgctctgaaaatattatgaacaggTTGAGTTTCTTGATACATCGCTCTGTGCCACCAAATCTCTGA